One Rhodanobacteraceae bacterium DNA segment encodes these proteins:
- a CDS encoding sensor histidine kinase N-terminal domain-containing protein produces the protein MRSLRRLLLVALLLTIGVAAAISTLLSYAASRNEAKELFDAKLAQSARVLQALVGHRLDQMQAQTKAVVVSVPELDIEGDGDDLATDDGHAYETKLAFLVYAENGARLLQSNNAPAEFSKPERPGFARQRLGDTIWRTFALHRAGGRWYLVAERDDIRSELAAEIAVGTALPPLLALPIIAVLIVLVVNRATRFIARVADEVEARPADQLHPIDVKAAPQELTGLIQSINRLFLRVQATLEHEKRFTADAAHELRTPISAIKLHAQNLAEGKDQAARDASSRGLRAGIDRCERLVSQLLELARLERGALKLEAQSLDLGAVIRQVIADLAPEAHRRNIELAFSGDSSCLVSGDPVLLAVLARNLIENAIRHGPAEAAVDIALQRERASVLLLVEDQGPGIDQRQRELVFHRFHREPDATGPGSGIGLSIVRRVAELHKASIELGEGSGGKGLRVQVRFPVAREA, from the coding sequence GTGAGATCCCTGCGCCGGCTGCTGCTGGTGGCCCTGCTGCTGACCATCGGCGTGGCGGCAGCGATCAGTACTCTGCTCAGCTATGCCGCCAGTCGCAACGAGGCCAAAGAGCTCTTCGACGCCAAATTGGCGCAGTCGGCGCGGGTACTCCAGGCGTTGGTCGGGCATCGCCTGGACCAGATGCAGGCCCAGACAAAAGCGGTGGTCGTGAGCGTGCCTGAACTCGACATCGAGGGAGACGGAGATGATCTGGCCACCGACGACGGTCATGCCTACGAGACCAAACTCGCCTTCCTGGTGTATGCCGAGAACGGTGCGCGCTTGCTGCAGTCGAATAATGCTCCGGCAGAATTCAGCAAGCCCGAGCGACCCGGGTTTGCCCGCCAGCGCCTGGGCGACACGATCTGGCGCACCTTTGCGCTGCACAGGGCCGGTGGTCGCTGGTATCTGGTGGCCGAGCGCGACGATATCCGTAGCGAACTGGCAGCGGAGATTGCCGTGGGCACTGCGCTGCCGCCCTTGCTGGCGCTGCCGATCATCGCCGTGCTGATCGTGCTGGTGGTCAACCGGGCGACGCGGTTCATCGCCCGTGTGGCGGACGAGGTGGAGGCCAGGCCGGCCGATCAGCTGCATCCCATCGACGTGAAGGCCGCGCCACAGGAGCTGACGGGCCTGATTCAGTCGATCAACCGCTTGTTCCTGCGCGTGCAGGCGACGCTGGAACATGAAAAGCGCTTCACCGCCGATGCCGCACATGAACTGCGCACGCCGATTTCGGCGATCAAGCTGCATGCCCAGAATCTGGCCGAGGGCAAGGATCAAGCCGCGCGTGACGCCTCAAGCCGGGGACTGAGGGCAGGAATAGATCGTTGTGAGCGCCTGGTGTCGCAACTGCTGGAATTGGCCCGGCTGGAACGGGGGGCGCTGAAGCTGGAGGCCCAGTCTCTGGATCTGGGCGCGGTGATTCGTCAAGTCATTGCCGATCTGGCGCCGGAAGCGCACCGCCGCAACATCGAGCTGGCATTTTCCGGAGATTCAAGCTGTCTGGTGTCCGGGGATCCGGTGCTGCTGGCGGTGCTGGCCCGCAATCTGATCGAGAACGCCATCCGCCATGGCCCGGCGGAGGCCGCCGTCGACATCGCCTTGCAACGTGAACGAGCCAGCGTGCTGCTGCTGGTTGAGGATCAGGGCCCAGGCATTGATCAGCGGCAGCGCGAGTTGGTCTTCCATCGCTTTCATCGCGAGCCGGACGCGACTGGC
- a CDS encoding response regulator, translated as MRILVVEDDPLLGEGLVAALKRHGYTADWVSDGSAAIAALSSEEFDLAVLDLGLPRQDGHAVLSAVRKAGKRLPVLVLTARDQISDRVRGLDLGADDYMVKPFDLNELLARIRALHRRSLGQASNILTHGEIRLDAAAHLCTYQGRVIDLPRREFALLRCLLENAGRVLTRDAVVQRVYGWDEALESNALEVHVHHLRKKLYPELIRTIRGVGYLVEQQP; from the coding sequence TTGCGAATACTGGTCGTCGAGGATGACCCACTGCTGGGCGAGGGCCTGGTGGCTGCGCTCAAGCGCCATGGCTACACCGCCGACTGGGTCAGCGACGGCAGTGCTGCCATCGCCGCGTTGTCCTCGGAAGAATTTGATCTGGCCGTGCTCGACCTGGGACTGCCGCGGCAGGACGGTCATGCCGTGCTCAGCGCGGTGCGCAAGGCCGGCAAGCGCCTGCCGGTGCTGGTGTTGACCGCGCGCGACCAGATCAGCGATCGCGTGCGTGGGCTGGATCTGGGTGCCGACGATTACATGGTCAAACCCTTCGACCTGAACGAGCTGCTGGCCCGGATTCGGGCCTTGCACCGGCGTTCGCTGGGACAGGCCAGCAACATCCTCACCCATGGCGAGATCAGGCTGGATGCTGCCGCCCACCTGTGCACCTATCAGGGTCGGGTGATCGATCTGCCACGGCGCGAGTTTGCGCTGCTGCGTTGCCTGCTGGAGAACGCCGGACGGGTGCTGACCCGCGACGCCGTGGTCCAGCGCGTCTACGGCTGGGACGAAGCACTGGAAAGCAATGCACTGGAAGTGCATGTACATCATCTGCGCAAGAAGCTCTATCCAGAACTGATCCGCACCATTCGTGGCGTGGGCTATCTGGTCGAGCAGCAGCCGTGA